The Raphanus sativus cultivar WK10039 chromosome 6, ASM80110v3, whole genome shotgun sequence sequence TCTATATATGCAAACAGAAGAACAGAAGACACTTAAGATTATTTTTTCTGCTACTTTTATCAGCTATCATCCAGGACTAGAGAAATGGGTAGAGATTGGAAACTCTGGCATGTTCAGACCCGAAATGCTGCAGCCAATGGGTCTGCCAGAGGATGTCCGAGTCATTGCATGGGGTCTTTCTCTTGAAAGGTAATGGAGTAATAGAGTTCATTGCCATCTTTTTTCATCACAGAAACATTGCTGAGTCTTTCTTTTGCTTCACAAACAGACCAACAATGATCTTATATGGCGTTGACAACATCCGTGATCTGTTCGGACACAAGGTACAACATCTTACTTTGTGGTGATACTACAACATACCTGAAGAAGTCATAGTAGTTCTCATTTGGTTTAATGTTATAATTGGTTTACTACAGGTGGATCTCAAACTCATCGAACGGAATCCCATCTGTCGCGTTGGAATCTAGTCGGCTTGATTTGGATTATGAATTTGCTACAGTTTCTTTGATGCAGTTATGCTAAATGCTATACACAATCTATGATCCTTCCAATTTTACTTTTTGACTTGTTTTATTATCATCATCAGTTTAAAGATTATATATcaactttttttaataagaCATTAAAGAATGAAGATTTTTTTCGCTTTAATACATTTAATCAAAGACTAATTCATACATTGGTTCTGTTATAATTATGTGTAAAATGTACATGGATATCTATGTACAGAGCTCTCATGTTATAATTTTGCTCATTCTTCCTCTGCCTCGGGAGAGTCTGAGAAAGCTAACTCCTCGTCGGAGATAGTCTCATCCAACAGCTGAGAGTCAAGACCAGCTTCgaatctctctcttctctccactTTGTCTCTGACTCTCCTCTCAAATTCTTCATCAGAGCAAGCCAACATGAACCTGAGCTTGAAGTTAACTCTATTCTCAACCATAAGGGTGTGCCTTGGTATTATCCGACGCTCCAGAGAGTAGCTAAAGAACCTGTtccaaaattataaaacttcaTCATTTCTCTAAAGCTGTGTTTAAAGGTGGTTATATCATTTCATTGTAAAGATTCTTACCTGGGAAACTCAATGAGATCTTGAAGCGGACGGATCATTGTTCTTCGCAAGTAACTGTATTTTGGACGTAGTATATCAACGTTGTATCTGAGCAGCATCGGGAAGTCAGCAATCATTTCACCTAGTTGATGGATTCTGATCCCTAACGATACATAGTATCTCATGTTCGGTTCTAGCTTCGTCCCTATACTGCATCCAAGTAGAGCTGGATCCATTGCAAAAACTTTACCAATATCCTTCTGGCTTACTCCTGCTCtggttaaaagaaaaatcaccTGCACGACCAACTTATACAGTATCAGAAGCACATTCTATAGATCtctggtttaaaaaaaaaggaatgttATAACACTAACCACTGGTCTGATTTTCTTGTAGAGGCTATAGGTTAGCAAAGAAGGAAACTTTACTAACATGTTTCCGATTGCTTCATTAGGAATACCCATGTCCTGGAAAAATCTAACCTTTAAAACACACAAGAGAAGATGAGTTAATGGAATCTGCTGCATGTAGTTCATAGtatctaacaaaaaaaagttcaaataaAATACCTTTGGTGCTATTGTCTTCTCCAAATCAATGCAGTAAAGAATTGGTTTGACGACAAGGATTCTTTTCATTCCTTCTTTGGAGATTCCAAGGTAGTAGAAGTATTTGGCCAGAggcttccatctttcttctatACTGCACCCCATGAGATGTGGCTTGAAGGCTAATAATCTCCCAACATCTTCTGTGCTAAGCCCAAACTCTTTCAGGTAACTGATCTGGTATTATAAAGCAAGAAAGACATTTATGAACTCAAAAATCaacacacaaacatatataaatagctTTTAATACCTTTTTCTCCATCTCCTCGAACGAAAAGAAACCAACTATCTTTGGATAATCAAACACCATAGTGCCAAAATCATTCTGATTCATACCCATATTCATGAAGAAATCAACACGGCTTTTGACTTCTTCCATGCTGAAAGAAAGCAACTCGGGACATCGGCCAACCACATATCCCATCCAATCCCTCCTCACACCATTGCTCTCTAGATACTCAACAATCTCGTCTAGCTCTTCGCGGCTACGTTGCAAGATGTTGTCCCCGGATCTCAAGAAGGCAACTCCAATGAATTCGCCTTTCACATGAATGGTTTTGAGCCACTCGATCGTGATTCTAATGGAGTCAAGGTTTCCTTTGGACATGCATATGATCTTCCCAATTCTATTGTATGAAAACTCGTGGTACTTCAACCACCTGCACAGTTGAAGAATCATAATGAAAAAACTACTACTTTCACAAACCCCTTACAAATCAAGCTAACAATACTGCATGATCCACTATACAGTGAAAATGAAGTTCAGCTTTCAGTTAAGCTCAATTAGTCCTAACCGAACATGCCGAACCGagattttcaatttttggtTCATGTTCGGTTATGGGTTCTGAACCGATCATCACTTTTCCAAATTCAATTCGCTTATCGGATCGGCAATCAAAATTACCGGAATATGACCCCAAATTAAacctaaaaatcaaaaatttaaattcagttcggtaaaattaaaaaaaaaaaccgaaatTACACATAGTTTTTTGCTAACCGAAACTACAAAACTTCGGTAAAATTTCAATTCAATTcggtaaaaataaaattaaaaaaaactaacaaaccGGACTAACCAAACCCGCAAGACTAGCTCAATCATAGAGAAAGTCAGCGTTTTCTTTCTCAGAGACCAAACGTCGAACACTTTATGAGCACTACTAGTAAAGAGGCCAAAGGAGATATGAAGCAAGGATGTTGACCTTACAAGCGGCACGAAGTTACACTCCTCTATCACCGTCCTAGCGCGGATGTTGAACCTCGTCTCCTCATATTCCGGCAGCCGCTTCAACGCCGCGGCTTCGATCATGACATGATCAACGAACTCACCCAAACGATCAGTCACATTAGTCGCGTACGTGATCCCAAACCTACCTTTCCTCACCAGAGACTCTTTTATAATCTCCTTCGTCACTTTCCTCCTTATCTCAAGCGCCTTAGCTATCATCTCTCCCTCGTCGTCGTCATCGGAGGAGCCGAGGAATTTACGGAGGGAAGGGAGAGAGGAGGCGACGTCGGGATCGGAAGCTGATTGGGCGTAGATCGAGCCGGGGAACTGTGGAGTTCTTCTGGTGACGAGAGAGAGCTCGAGTAGCTTCGATCTGTCGTCGTCGCCGTCGTCATCACGCCGAGGAGGAACGGAGGTTTCTTGGGATTCGTCTGGGTTTTTGGTCTGTTTCAGGTTTTGGTTGTGGCGggtgaagagagagagggatCTAGCATTGTGGCGGCGGCGGAGGGTGACTGTGTCGTGGGATTCTTCGGAGTGGTCGTGACGGCGGATGGAGGAGGAGACGAGGGAGAAGGGTGAGGTGCAGCTTGCGTTGCAGTGGAGAAGCATGGAGGAGGGAGAGAGATAGAGCAAGGTCGGAGGATTGAATTGATACAAGATTATACGGTAAACGGAGAAGAAATGGGAGAGAGATAAAGCAGCGAAAGCTAGGAATGACTTTTGTGATAATCGTTTGTGTAACAAATGGTTCCATGGTCTAGCGGTTAGGACATTAGACTCTGAATCTAGTAACCCGAGTTCAATTCTCGGTGGAACCttactttttgatttttttgggcCCTTTCGATTGTAATTGCCCTTTACAATCCTCTTGGATCCAGATTGTAATGGTCCAAGTTCCAAAGTATTTATTTATTCCGTTTGTTTCGTATTAATATTAAGTGTTACTTtaactttttaactttttttttgttgcataaaAAATAtcgttttataattttaatataatttacatttactTTCAACtcaatattaattacaaaatgcattgattttataatatttctttatCTAAAATGTTATTGGTTAGATAGATAATATTccctctatttttttataaaagacgtTTTAGAAcgtttttcttgttttataatACTTGTCGTTTACAAATTCGTAgacaaaatataacaaaattgaCTTCTTTTACCCTTATTCTATCTCTATTATAATTATAGTCTAGACTAAATTAATCATTTATGAAAGGTTAGAATAGGTATTGTACTAGTTACATAAATCTGTGTGCAAACATAA is a genomic window containing:
- the LOC130496593 gene encoding transcription termination factor MTERF2, chloroplastic-like; the encoded protein is MLLHCNASCTSPFSLVSSSIRRHDHSEESHDTVTLRRRHNARSLSLFTRHNQNLKQTKNPDESQETSVPPRRDDDGDDDRSKLLELSLVTRRTPQFPGSIYAQSASDPDVASSLPSLRKFLGSSDDDDEGEMIAKALEIRRKVTKEIIKESLVRKGRFGITYATNVTDRLGEFVDHVMIEAAALKRLPEYEETRFNIRARTVIEECNFVPLVRWLKYHEFSYNRIGKIICMSKGNLDSIRITIEWLKTIHVKGEFIGVAFLRSGDNILQRSREELDEIVEYLESNGVRRDWMGYVVGRCPELLSFSMEEVKSRVDFFMNMGMNQNDFGTMVFDYPKIVGFFSFEEMEKKISYLKEFGLSTEDVGRLLAFKPHLMGCSIEERWKPLAKYFYYLGISKEGMKRILVVKPILYCIDLEKTIAPKVRFFQDMGIPNEAIGNMLVKFPSLLTYSLYKKIRPVVIFLLTRAGVSQKDIGKVFAMDPALLGCSIGTKLEPNMRYYVSLGIRIHQLGEMIADFPMLLRYNVDILRPKYSYLRRTMIRPLQDLIEFPRFFSYSLERRIIPRHTLMVENRVNFKLRFMLACSDEEFERRVRDKVERRERFEAGLDSQLLDETISDEELAFSDSPEAEEE